One Methanocaldococcus villosus KIN24-T80 genomic window carries:
- a CDS encoding DUF1847 domain-containing protein translates to MRCARCNKKECKNGKNCKEEILDNILEEYKKEENLKIAKVSSFIEGNFYMKKTRLEEIIEFCKMMNYKKIGIAFCIGLEREAKILDEILSKHFEVYSVCCKVCGIDKDKFELTHINKEQKETMCNPIAQALILNEKKTDLNIIVGLCIGHDILFQKYSKAPTTTFVVKDRILAHNPLGAIYSKYYLNKFGVYDKD, encoded by the coding sequence ATGAGATGTGCAAGATGTAATAAAAAGGAATGTAAAAATGGAAAAAATTGTAAGGAAGAGATACTAGATAATATTTTGGAAGAATACAAAAAAGAAGAAAACCTAAAAATAGCAAAAGTTTCTTCCTTCATTGAAGGAAATTTCTATATGAAAAAAACTAGATTAGAGGAAATTATTGAATTTTGCAAAATGATGAATTATAAAAAGATAGGTATAGCCTTTTGCATAGGATTGGAGAGAGAAGCAAAGATTTTAGATGAAATACTGTCAAAACATTTTGAGGTTTATTCAGTATGCTGTAAAGTCTGTGGTATTGATAAAGATAAATTTGAATTAACACATATAAATAAGGAACAAAAAGAAACTATGTGTAATCCTATTGCACAAGCTCTAATTTTGAATGAAAAAAAGACTGATTTAAATATTATTGTTGGTCTTTGTATTGGGCATGATATTTTATTTCAAAAATACTCAAAAGCTCCAACAACAACATTTGTGGTTAAAGATAGAATATTAGCCCATAATCCTTTAGGAGCTATTTATAGTAAATATTATTTAAATAAATTTGGAGTTTATGACAAAGATTAA
- a CDS encoding MraY family glycosyltransferase, producing MEIFAFLFSLGLTYFLIKRINMFGHDLHKKDKKKIPEMGGIAPLLSNILFIPFIKVFYIIPIVFSGLLGIIDDISKLKPKEKLIFLFIFSLIFGYFLYINGFISLWEVLLLAVSITVFSNLTNMLAGFNGLEIGLGIISSFFLAIFCYIYGYYDAYHALLIFSASYFGLFIYNKYPAKVFPGDVGTLPIGAFLSTLAVIYHQYIPFLIIMTPYIVDASLKFITAGVMSRDEHKPTVLGEDNKLYYISGYLSLPRLILKFKPMKEWQLVVVLYIIEIIFCIIALIFVINSKFI from the coding sequence ATGGAAATATTTGCCTTTTTATTTTCATTAGGTTTAACATATTTTTTAATTAAAAGAATAAACATGTTTGGGCATGATTTACATAAAAAAGATAAGAAAAAAATTCCTGAAATGGGGGGAATTGCTCCTCTTTTATCTAATATACTATTTATACCATTTATAAAAGTTTTTTATATTATTCCAATAGTCTTTTCAGGTTTGTTAGGAATAATTGATGATATCTCTAAGCTAAAACCTAAAGAAAAACTAATCTTTCTATTCATATTTAGCCTAATTTTTGGATATTTTTTATATATAAATGGGTTTATCTCTTTATGGGAAGTGTTATTATTAGCTGTATCTATTACAGTATTTTCTAATTTAACAAATATGCTTGCAGGATTTAATGGTTTAGAGATAGGTTTAGGAATAATATCATCATTTTTTTTAGCTATATTTTGTTACATATATGGATATTATGATGCTTACCATGCCCTTTTAATATTCTCTGCATCTTATTTTGGATTATTTATATATAATAAATATCCTGCTAAAGTATTTCCAGGAGATGTGGGAACATTACCAATAGGTGCTTTTTTGTCCACTTTAGCTGTGATTTATCATCAATATATCCCATTTTTAATAATCATGACTCCTTACATTGTTGATGCTTCTTTAAAATTTATAACTGCAGGAGTTATGAGTAGAGATGAACATAAACCAACAGTTTTAGGAGAGGATAATAAATTATATTATATATCTGGCTATTTATCTTTACCAAGATTAATTCTAAAATTTAAACCTATGAAAGAGTGGCAATTAGTTGTTGTTCTCTACATTATAGAAATTATCTTCTGTATTATTGCTTTAATCTTTGTCATAAACTCCAAATTTATTTAA
- a CDS encoding BtpA/SgcQ family protein yields MLIGMVHLKPLPGSYLYEDNLDDVIDFAIKEAKKLEEANFDAVLIENFNDKPFKKEIDKITLASFTVIAKAIKEEVGMKIGINVLRNDSIASYSIAYAIKADFIRVNVLNGVAITDQGIIEGNAHELFRLKKLVPSKIKIYADVHVKHSYQFIDFETSLLDTYERALADAIIISGRRTGEEVNIEDVKLAKKYNIPTIIGSGVNEENIKKFINLADGFIIGSYIKRNGNVNNEIDINRAKRIAELFKSLRGR; encoded by the coding sequence TTGCTAATTGGAATGGTTCATCTAAAGCCACTACCTGGAAGCTACCTTTATGAAGATAATTTAGATGATGTTATAGATTTTGCTATAAAAGAGGCTAAAAAATTGGAAGAAGCTAATTTTGATGCTGTTCTAATAGAGAATTTTAATGACAAACCTTTTAAAAAAGAGATAGATAAAATTACTTTAGCATCATTTACTGTTATAGCTAAAGCTATTAAAGAAGAAGTGGGTATGAAAATAGGAATAAATGTATTAAGAAATGACTCTATAGCTAGTTATTCCATAGCTTATGCCATAAAAGCTGATTTTATAAGAGTAAATGTTTTAAATGGTGTAGCTATAACTGATCAGGGAATTATTGAGGGGAATGCTCATGAACTTTTTAGACTAAAGAAACTTGTCCCATCAAAGATTAAAATTTATGCTGATGTTCATGTAAAACATAGTTATCAGTTTATAGATTTTGAAACATCATTATTAGACACATATGAGAGAGCTTTAGCTGATGCTATTATCATTTCTGGAAGAAGAACAGGGGAAGAAGTTAATATAGAAGATGTAAAGTTAGCTAAGAAATATAATATTCCCACTATTATTGGTTCAGGTGTGAATGAAGAAAATATAAAGAAGTTTATAAACTTAGCTGATGGTTTTATTATAGGTAGCTATATAAAAAGGAATGGAAATGTAAATAATGAGATTGATATAAATAGGGCCAAAAGAATAGCTGAATTATTTAAATCACTTAGAGGGAGATAA
- a CDS encoding CopG family ribbon-helix-helix protein, with product MGRISITIEKNLLKEIDKINGENRSKVIREAVEYYIKKYDWLRRIESKLGEVSLIYNPKGKKDIIELESKYKDIIIVSLETRFNNKILRITAIKGDREKIIEFVNKLKGLKNVEMVKLTTISIK from the coding sequence ATGGGAAGAATATCTATAACCATTGAAAAAAATTTGTTAAAAGAGATAGATAAGATAAACGGTGAGAATAGGTCAAAAGTTATAAGGGAGGCTGTGGAGTATTATATAAAAAAATATGATTGGTTAAGGAGAATAGAATCAAAGTTAGGAGAAGTTAGTTTAATTTATAATCCTAAAGGGAAAAAAGATATAATAGAGTTAGAAAGTAAATATAAAGATATTATTATAGTCTCACTAGAAACCAGATTTAATAATAAAATTTTAAGAATTACTGCTATAAAAGGAGATAGAGAAAAAATCATTGAGTTTGTAAATAAATTAAAAGGATTAAAAAATGTTGAAATGGTTAAATTAACTACTATAAGTATAAAATAA
- a CDS encoding fumarylacetoacetate hydrolase family protein: protein MDIRKINPTKIVCVGLNYIDHAKELNLPIPDEPIIFLKPPSSIIYDGDYIIKPKICKRLDHEVELAFIIKKKCKDVKKDHEDYILGYTILNDVTARDLQKKDGQWTRAKSFDTFCPIGPRIVKDIDPMNLKIECRVNNEVRQKSNTKNMIFDIYYLLEFVSSIMTLYPGDIISTGTPPGVSEIKRGDVVECEIENIGILKNYVK from the coding sequence TTGGATATAAGAAAGATTAATCCTACAAAAATTGTTTGTGTAGGTCTCAATTACATAGATCATGCAAAAGAGCTAAATCTTCCTATTCCTGATGAACCTATCATTTTTTTAAAGCCTCCATCATCTATAATTTATGATGGAGATTATATTATAAAACCAAAGATATGTAAAAGATTAGATCATGAAGTAGAATTAGCATTTATTATAAAGAAAAAATGTAAAGATGTAAAAAAAGATCATGAAGATTATATTTTAGGATACACTATTTTAAATGATGTAACTGCAAGAGATCTGCAAAAAAAAGATGGACAATGGACAAGAGCTAAGAGTTTTGATACTTTTTGTCCAATAGGGCCAAGAATTGTTAAAGATATAGACCCAATGAATTTAAAAATAGAGTGTAGAGTTAATAATGAGGTAAGGCAAAAGTCAAACACTAAAAATATGATATTTGATATCTACTACCTATTAGAGTTTGTATCATCAATAATGACATTATATCCTGGAGATATAATTTCCACTGGCACTCCTCCAGGAGTTTCAGAGATTAAAAGAGGGGATGTTGTAGAGTGTGAAATAGAGAATATAGGGATTTTAAAAAATTATGTTAAATGA
- a CDS encoding DUF128 domain-containing protein, translating to MDLDRKLIEILDILSKYKEPVGATIIAKELSKRGYKIGERAVRYHLKILDSLGLTKKVGYVGRIITEKGLEELRKADVFYRLGSIYSNILEKMLSFNYYDRYAIVNRAYIYADFNVVIKEIKKIYNSGFAVGDRVGIVDKGKYVELYTLCSLNFDNILIKNGILPTHVCGGIVKYEDGEPVKFEEIIYYKATSIDPLKVFIKEKKTDVVGILEEGNGYLPVNFRYIPKSSMEKFERILKNDELKCVISYGEENVLGLKVDDDSIGIALIGGLSPIAVFTEKGYYADIQPMELLVKIDSLHKLEKNERKIVKKKSNYKIKTIFYKMVNAMSMVDYDIDKHDGKVIVNICYIDKKYADDALDLLKEAYKNNLGIGDKFGFIEEKDKIKIQTLCSITIDGILLKHSLPTIPKYGGVLEIKNEKKRFIDIIAYNGSSLDPHIVFFDAVDCESTILAGFREFHRIIKDDIEEVLDRLNWNCVIGIGEPNNEIFGINVEKDMCGIVYNGGLNPIVLLKENEIPVEIKQMHEVVDYSKLISYKEI from the coding sequence ATGGATTTAGATAGAAAATTAATTGAAATATTGGATATACTATCAAAATATAAAGAACCTGTTGGGGCTACAATAATAGCTAAAGAATTATCAAAAAGAGGCTATAAAATAGGTGAAAGGGCTGTTAGATACCATTTAAAGATTTTGGATAGTTTAGGTTTAACAAAAAAGGTAGGATATGTTGGAAGGATAATAACTGAAAAGGGTTTGGAGGAGTTGAGAAAGGCTGATGTTTTTTATAGATTGGGAAGTATATATTCAAATATTTTAGAGAAAATGCTCTCTTTTAATTATTATGATAGATATGCTATTGTTAATAGGGCATATATTTATGCTGATTTTAATGTTGTTATTAAGGAAATAAAAAAGATATATAACAGCGGTTTTGCTGTTGGGGATAGAGTAGGTATTGTTGATAAAGGAAAATATGTAGAATTATATACCCTATGCTCATTGAATTTTGATAATATTCTAATAAAAAATGGGATTCTTCCAACACATGTGTGTGGAGGGATTGTGAAATATGAAGATGGAGAGCCTGTGAAATTTGAAGAGATTATTTATTATAAAGCTACATCTATTGACCCTCTAAAAGTTTTTATAAAAGAGAAAAAAACTGATGTAGTTGGAATTTTAGAAGAGGGGAATGGATATTTACCAGTCAACTTTAGGTATATACCAAAAAGTTCTATGGAAAAGTTTGAAAGGATATTAAAAAATGATGAATTAAAGTGTGTTATAAGTTATGGAGAAGAGAATGTTCTTGGTTTAAAAGTGGATGATGATTCTATAGGCATAGCTTTAATTGGGGGGCTGTCACCAATAGCAGTATTTACTGAGAAAGGTTATTATGCTGATATACAACCAATGGAATTATTAGTAAAAATAGATTCATTACACAAATTAGAAAAAAATGAAAGAAAAATTGTAAAAAAGAAATCCAATTATAAAATAAAAACTATATTTTATAAAATGGTTAATGCTATGAGTATGGTAGATTATGATATAGATAAACATGATGGTAAAGTTATTGTCAATATTTGTTACATTGATAAAAAATATGCTGATGATGCATTAGACCTATTAAAAGAAGCTTATAAAAATAATTTAGGTATTGGAGATAAGTTTGGATTTATAGAAGAAAAGGATAAAATAAAAATTCAAACACTCTGCTCTATAACCATAGATGGGATATTATTAAAACATTCTCTACCCACTATTCCCAAATATGGAGGAGTTTTAGAAATTAAAAATGAAAAAAAGAGATTCATTGATATTATAGCTTATAATGGCTCTTCTCTAGACCCCCATATAGTATTTTTTGATGCTGTTGATTGTGAATCAACTATTTTAGCAGGTTTTAGAGAATTTCATAGAATTATTAAAGATGATATAGAGGAAGTTTTGGATAGGCTGAATTGGAACTGTGTTATAGGGATAGGGGAGCCAAATAATGAAATTTTTGGAATTAATGTTGAAAAAGACATGTGTGGAATTGTATATAATGGTGGTTTAAATCCTATAGTATTATTAAAGGAAAATGAAATTCCTGTTGAAATTAAACAAATGCATGAAGTTGTTGATTACTCAAAACTTATTAGCTATAAGGAGATCTAA
- a CDS encoding ATP-dependent DNA helicase gives MDFIEYIKEKFPYKNIRNPQKKMMFKIYNSIINRKHLIIEAPTGVGKTLAYLIPSLYFAERGKRIAILTETIDQQLRIYEDLKTLKHSIKVSFFMGKHNYYCKSKKGKANRLYCQLNRKCIYKPNRKPICYCGASKIMIKFGEKILYYCPFCTCEYQKNKIESVLADIVVMNNSIFYHSKEELEKKRGFDIIICDEAHKLEDSIRRSATIEINFDNIINRLKYMAMYYAPSLLKKRLNPESDRFWEIIENYLESKNVMLDICRSDIIYNGVLTSNYYNLNLSILGAILDGYKQILGIREIVNSFDDNKEIDKKDLYFDFYSPSLINIEMDFVENKNLDLYIAEFIENINNLRFIDENYVVYKNKEQLICEPVFINHVLKSLYADATVIHCSATIGNIKLHAYKTGLSEYDYLILENPFPRDRRMIIALKDGVNMKYEIKDRDKANYILLKLLEAINGNTLILFKSFEDLYNFHNYLKENIRKINIKNKNIHVYEQGMDGKDAKELKERFIEIGGIMLATGRFSEGVDIPGEALIGVIIDALPFPVPTPLLMREQSYLMERGFSKWQSFLMTSFDKMAKTLIQMIGRLIRTENDYGVVVIQDQRFYRWVGKVMKEKGYLKEDYSVMGLDEALKEIPKFINKFRSPYS, from the coding sequence ATGGATTTTATAGAGTATATAAAAGAAAAATTTCCATATAAAAATATTAGAAATCCACAAAAGAAAATGATGTTTAAAATATATAATTCAATTATTAATAGAAAACACCTTATTATAGAAGCTCCAACAGGTGTTGGAAAAACTTTAGCTTATTTGATCCCTTCACTATATTTTGCTGAAAGGGGAAAAAGGATAGCTATATTAACAGAAACTATTGATCAGCAATTAAGAATATATGAGGATTTAAAAACTTTAAAACATTCCATAAAAGTTTCTTTTTTTATGGGAAAACACAACTACTACTGTAAATCAAAGAAGGGTAAAGCTAATAGGCTATATTGTCAGTTAAATAGGAAGTGCATATATAAACCAAATAGAAAACCTATATGTTATTGTGGAGCTAGTAAGATAATGATTAAATTTGGAGAAAAAATTCTTTATTATTGTCCATTTTGCACATGTGAATATCAAAAAAATAAAATAGAGAGTGTTCTTGCTGACATAGTTGTTATGAACAATAGTATATTTTATCATTCAAAAGAAGAACTGGAAAAAAAGAGAGGATTTGATATTATAATATGTGATGAGGCTCATAAACTGGAAGATAGTATAAGAAGATCTGCTACAATAGAAATAAATTTTGATAATATCATAAACAGATTAAAATACATGGCTATGTATTATGCACCATCTTTATTAAAAAAGAGATTAAATCCTGAAAGTGATAGGTTTTGGGAGATTATTGAAAATTATTTAGAAAGTAAAAATGTTATGTTAGATATATGTAGGAGCGATATTATTTATAATGGTGTTTTGACAAGTAATTATTATAATTTAAATCTATCAATATTAGGAGCTATTTTGGATGGTTACAAACAAATATTGGGAATAAGGGAAATTGTAAACTCTTTTGATGATAATAAAGAGATAGATAAGAAAGATTTATATTTTGATTTTTATAGCCCATCTCTAATAAATATTGAAATGGATTTTGTTGAAAATAAGAATTTGGATTTATATATAGCAGAGTTTATAGAAAATATAAATAATCTTAGGTTTATAGATGAAAACTATGTTGTATATAAAAATAAAGAACAGCTCATTTGTGAACCAGTTTTTATTAACCATGTTTTAAAATCTTTATATGCAGATGCCACTGTTATCCACTGCTCAGCTACAATTGGAAATATTAAACTACATGCCTATAAAACAGGATTAAGTGAGTATGATTATCTAATATTGGAAAATCCATTTCCTAGAGATAGAAGAATGATTATAGCTTTAAAAGATGGAGTGAATATGAAATATGAGATTAAAGATAGAGATAAAGCTAATTATATATTACTAAAACTATTAGAAGCTATAAATGGAAACACACTAATACTTTTTAAAAGCTTTGAAGATCTTTACAATTTTCATAATTATTTAAAAGAAAATATTAGAAAAATAAATATTAAAAATAAAAATATACATGTTTATGAGCAAGGAATGGATGGAAAAGATGCAAAAGAGTTAAAAGAAAGGTTTATTGAAATCGGAGGGATAATGTTAGCAACAGGAAGATTTTCTGAAGGAGTAGATATACCTGGTGAAGCTTTAATTGGGGTAATTATTGATGCTTTACCTTTTCCAGTACCTACACCTCTACTAATGAGAGAACAGAGTTATCTAATGGAAAGAGGTTTTAGTAAATGGCAATCTTTTTTAATGACATCTTTTGATAAAATGGCAAAAACATTAATTCAAATGATAGGGAGATTAATAAGAACTGAAAATGATTATGGTGTAGTTGTAATTCAAGATCAGAGATTTTACAGATGGGTAGGTAAAGTTATGAAGGAAAAAGGATATTTAAAAGAGGATTATTCTGTAATGGGATTAGACGAGGCATTAAAAGAGATTCCAAAATTTATAAATAAATTTAGATCTCCTTATAGCTAA
- the hisF gene encoding imidazole glycerol phosphate synthase subunit HisF: protein MLAKRIIPCLDIKDGRVVKGVKFLNLKDAGDPVELARYYDDEGADELVFLDITASAERRDILIDVVERTADQVFIPLTVGGGIKSVEDFRKLLKAGADKVSVNTAAVKNPNLIKDAAEIFGSQCVVLAIDAKRNYSEGGKYYFEEEGKKFWFEVYIYGGRKATGIDAIEWAKKAESLGAGEILLTSIDKDGTREGYDLTLIKAVSESVNIPIIASGGCGKPEHVYEAFKAKADAALMAGILHYGLYKIRDIKEFCQKKGIPVRL from the coding sequence ATGCTTGCTAAAAGAATTATTCCTTGCTTAGATATAAAAGATGGTAGAGTAGTTAAAGGAGTAAAATTTTTAAATTTAAAAGATGCAGGGGATCCTGTAGAATTGGCAAGATATTATGATGATGAGGGGGCTGATGAATTAGTGTTCTTAGATATAACAGCTTCAGCAGAAAGGAGAGATATTTTAATAGATGTTGTTGAAAGAACTGCTGATCAAGTTTTCATACCTTTAACTGTAGGTGGTGGGATAAAAAGTGTGGAAGATTTTAGGAAACTACTAAAAGCAGGGGCTGATAAAGTATCTGTTAATACTGCTGCTGTTAAAAATCCTAATCTTATAAAAGATGCTGCTGAAATCTTTGGCTCACAGTGTGTTGTATTGGCTATTGATGCCAAAAGGAATTATAGTGAAGGTGGAAAATACTATTTTGAAGAGGAAGGGAAAAAATTTTGGTTTGAAGTTTATATTTATGGTGGTAGGAAGGCTACTGGAATAGATGCAATTGAATGGGCTAAAAAAGCTGAAAGTTTAGGTGCTGGGGAGATATTATTAACTAGTATTGATAAAGATGGTACTAGAGAGGGTTATGATTTAACACTAATAAAAGCTGTTTCAGAGAGTGTCAATATTCCTATTATAGCCTCTGGAGGATGTGGCAAACCCGAGCATGTATATGAGGCATTTAAAGCTAAAGCAGATGCTGCACTTATGGCTGGAATATTACACTATGGGCTATATAAGATAAGAGATATTAAAGAATTTTGTCAAAAAAAAGGAATACCTGTAAGGTTATAA
- a CDS encoding MinD/ParA family ATP-binding protein, producing the protein MKVGFYNIQGGTGKTTVAANFAYIVSQSTKTIFIDCDIYGGTSSIIFNLEDKEHNLASYLAGESVLEDIIYTYDDLSVIPSDMSSKVFAYKIDVSRLDHLLDTIEDEYDIIVYDFPPNITEDNPLLTYVGESELINKVIIVGEDSLPSIVNSLKTMELVKDLNIPTIGIIVNKYRGIVDLEDIIDDVIGVLPYDQKVERQWVESLPIAKLKTKFSKELQLLSKDIAKIYLEKDLASLRALKLAKTIYGLHEDEEEKEEEFSFNLNEKFKLE; encoded by the coding sequence ATGAAAGTTGGTTTCTATAATATACAAGGAGGAACAGGTAAAACTACAGTTGCTGCCAATTTTGCATATATTGTTAGTCAATCAACAAAAACTATATTTATTGACTGTGACATTTATGGAGGAACCTCATCAATAATTTTTAATTTAGAGGACAAAGAGCATAACTTAGCTTCATATTTGGCAGGAGAGTCAGTATTAGAGGATATTATATACACTTATGATGATCTTTCAGTAATTCCTTCTGATATGTCATCGAAGGTTTTTGCATATAAGATAGATGTCAGTAGGCTTGATCATTTATTAGACACTATTGAAGATGAGTATGATATTATAGTGTATGATTTCCCTCCAAACATTACTGAAGATAACCCATTATTAACTTATGTTGGGGAAAGTGAATTAATAAATAAAGTTATAATTGTTGGAGAAGATAGCCTTCCATCTATAGTAAATTCTCTAAAAACTATGGAGTTAGTTAAGGATTTAAATATCCCCACTATTGGGATTATAGTGAATAAATATAGGGGTATTGTTGATTTAGAAGATATTATTGATGATGTTATTGGGGTTCTACCCTATGATCAAAAGGTTGAAAGGCAGTGGGTAGAAAGTTTGCCCATAGCTAAATTAAAAACAAAGTTTTCAAAAGAGTTACAATTATTATCAAAAGATATAGCTAAAATATACTTAGAGAAAGATTTAGCTTCATTGAGAGCATTAAAATTAGCAAAAACTATATATGGGCTTCATGAGGATGAAGAAGAAAAAGAAGAAGAATTTAGTTTTAATCTAAATGAGAAATTTAAATTAGAGTGA
- a CDS encoding dihydroneopterin aldolase family protein gives MRVEEEELFNKYFKNLSQRERAIFEGGIKLGAIFHQFIGTPVSKKNKDLLERAIEESIKNQPFVYDIKVKIKNVSERYKALSEDMLDVDLIIKVSNVKAYLKLEYVKELSYPLMYVKKVEE, from the coding sequence ATGAGGGTTGAAGAAGAGGAGTTATTTAATAAGTATTTTAAAAACTTATCTCAAAGGGAAAGGGCCATATTTGAGGGAGGTATTAAATTAGGAGCTATATTTCATCAGTTTATAGGCACACCAGTTAGTAAAAAAAATAAAGATTTGTTAGAAAGAGCAATAGAAGAGTCTATAAAAAATCAGCCATTTGTGTATGATATAAAGGTCAAGATAAAAAATGTGTCTGAAAGATACAAAGCTTTAAGCGAAGATATGTTAGATGTGGATTTAATAATAAAAGTAAGTAATGTAAAAGCATATTTAAAATTAGAATATGTAAAAGAGTTAAGTTATCCACTAATGTATGTTAAAAAGGTGGAAGAATGA
- the nadA gene encoding quinolinate synthase NadA — protein sequence MDIKDRILKLKEEKNAIILAHNYQPKEILKVADFMGDSLELCIKAKETSADIIVFCGVDFMAESAKILNPEKKVLMPEIKGTQCPMAHQLTKDIILKYKEKYDAPLVIYVNTTAEAKAMADITCTSANADKVVNSLSAETVLFGPDKNLAYYVQKRSDKKIIPIPENGGCYVHQSFTIEDVKKAKEKYPNAVLLVHPECNPEIQDVADVIASTSGMVKYVLNSDEEEFIIGTEKDLIGRIEIELEKLGEKKKLIPLSEKAVCKEMKQISLEKIERCLLEEKYEVKLDEEIIRRARKAIENMLKVK from the coding sequence ATGGATATTAAAGATAGAATATTAAAATTAAAGGAGGAAAAGAATGCTATTATTTTAGCACATAATTATCAACCAAAGGAGATTTTGAAAGTAGCAGATTTTATGGGTGATTCTTTAGAGCTGTGTATAAAAGCTAAGGAAACTAGTGCAGATATAATTGTTTTCTGTGGAGTAGATTTTATGGCAGAATCAGCAAAAATATTAAATCCAGAAAAAAAGGTTTTAATGCCTGAAATAAAAGGAACACAATGTCCAATGGCTCATCAACTAACAAAAGATATTATTTTAAAATATAAAGAGAAATATGATGCACCATTAGTTATATATGTGAACACAACTGCTGAAGCTAAGGCAATGGCAGATATAACATGTACATCAGCAAATGCTGATAAAGTGGTTAATAGCTTATCTGCTGAAACAGTTCTATTTGGTCCAGATAAAAATTTAGCTTATTATGTTCAGAAAAGAAGTGATAAAAAAATCATACCTATCCCTGAAAATGGAGGATGTTATGTTCATCAAAGTTTTACAATTGAAGATGTTAAAAAAGCTAAAGAAAAATATCCTAATGCCGTTCTTTTAGTGCATCCAGAGTGCAATCCTGAAATACAAGATGTAGCTGATGTAATAGCAAGCACAAGTGGGATGGTTAAATATGTTTTAAATTCTGATGAGGAGGAGTTTATTATTGGTACTGAGAAAGATCTAATTGGAAGAATTGAGATAGAGTTAGAGAAGTTAGGTGAAAAGAAAAAACTGATTCCTTTAAGTGAGAAGGCAGTGTGTAAAGAAATGAAACAGATAAGTTTAGAAAAAATAGAAAGATGTTTATTAGAAGAAAAATATGAGGTTAAGTTAGATGAAGAGATTATTAGAAGAGCTAGAAAAGCTATTGAAAATATGCTAAAAGTGAAATAA
- a CDS encoding LEA type 2 family protein translates to MRRLLILLIVLPFLMTSGCLEKPKIVSNDIEFKKVEADTTLLNVKITVENPNPIGVHINKIFFNIFYINNDGKLEYLGYGEKEDININSGNTTIEIPVHVLNKNLAKALIESGGVLRVKIDGKINVDLFLTSIDVPISYETTLNIPEYVKEELKEMIANLL, encoded by the coding sequence ATGAGAAGATTATTAATCTTACTTATTGTTTTACCATTTTTAATGACATCAGGATGCTTGGAGAAACCTAAAATAGTTTCTAATGATATTGAATTCAAAAAGGTTGAAGCTGATACAACATTACTTAATGTAAAAATAACAGTGGAAAATCCAAATCCTATAGGGGTGCATATTAATAAAATATTTTTTAATATATTTTATATTAATAATGATGGTAAGTTAGAGTATTTAGGATATGGAGAAAAAGAGGATATTAATATTAATAGTGGAAACACTACAATAGAAATTCCTGTTCATGTTTTAAATAAGAATTTAGCTAAAGCTTTAATAGAAAGCGGAGGTGTGTTAAGGGTTAAAATAGATGGTAAAATAAATGTTGATCTCTTTTTAACATCAATAGATGTCCCAATCAGTTATGAAACTACACTAAATATTCCTGAATATGTTAAAGAAGAGTTAAAAGAAATGATAGCTAACTTATTATAA